The following coding sequences are from one Treponema parvum window:
- a CDS encoding zinc-binding alcohol dehydrogenase family protein, whose translation MKAICINNPKEVVIKDIQKPTRKPGEALLKPLYGGICGSDLGSYRGTFAYFSYPRVPGHEFSAEIVEIDENKYCLKKGMIVTCNPYFNCTKCYSCRHGIVNACMDNQTMGVQREGGFAEYITMPLERIYDGKGLDPKVLAVIEPFCISYHGISRCNVKEGERVLVMGAGTIGVLAAVAAKAKGAKVWISDVAEKKLEIAKQFGIDGTILNTDPEAFLKAVNKITDGNGFDVTAEAVGLPSTFLNCIDAACFGGRVVQIGVGKKNADFNFTLLQKKELNVYGSRNALKKDFIELIDLVKAGKAPLEKIITNVYKFKDAAKAFGDFDANQGTMLKVLIDFT comes from the coding sequence ATGAAAGCTATTTGTATTAATAATCCTAAAGAAGTCGTAATCAAGGATATTCAAAAACCCACCCGCAAGCCGGGAGAAGCCTTGTTAAAACCCCTGTACGGCGGAATTTGCGGATCCGATTTGGGATCTTACAGAGGAACTTTTGCATATTTTTCTTATCCGCGTGTTCCGGGGCACGAGTTTTCGGCCGAAATCGTCGAAATAGACGAAAACAAATACTGCCTTAAAAAGGGAATGATCGTAACCTGCAATCCTTATTTCAATTGCACAAAGTGCTATTCCTGCAGGCACGGCATCGTAAATGCATGTATGGACAACCAGACTATGGGCGTTCAAAGGGAAGGCGGTTTTGCAGAATATATAACGATGCCGCTTGAACGTATTTATGACGGCAAGGGACTTGATCCTAAAGTTCTTGCAGTTATCGAACCGTTTTGCATATCCTATCACGGAATTTCACGGTGCAACGTAAAAGAAGGAGAAAGAGTCCTTGTTATGGGAGCCGGAACCATAGGCGTTCTTGCAGCTGTGGCTGCAAAGGCAAAGGGTGCGAAGGTTTGGATTTCCGATGTTGCGGAAAAAAAGCTTGAAATCGCCAAACAATTCGGAATAGACGGCACGATTTTAAACACGGATCCCGAAGCCTTTTTAAAAGCCGTAAATAAAATAACCGACGGCAACGGTTTCGACGTAACGGCGGAAGCTGTTGGACTTCCTTCCACATTTTTAAATTGTATAGACGCCGCCTGTTTCGGCGGGCGTGTTGTTCAGATCGGTGTGGGAAAGAAAAACGCCGATTTTAATTTTACGTTGTTGCAAAAAAAAGAACTGAACGTTTACGGTTCGCGTAATGCGCTGAAAAAAGATTTTATAGAACTGATCGATTTGGTAAAAGCCGGAAAAGCGCCCTTGGAAAAGATAATTACGAATGTCTATAAATTTAAAGACGCTGCAAAAGCATTCGGAGATTTTGACGCAAACCAAGGAACCATGCTCAAAGTTCTCATAGATTTTACATAA